In Piliocolobus tephrosceles isolate RC106 chromosome 10, ASM277652v3, whole genome shotgun sequence, a single window of DNA contains:
- the PRPH gene encoding peripherin produces MSHHPSGLRAGFSSTSYRRTFGPPPSLSPGAFSYSSSSRFSSSRLLGSASPSSSVRLGSFRSPRAGAGALLRLPSERLDFSMAEALNQEFLATRSNEKQELQELNDRFANFIEKVRFLEQQNAALRGELSQARGQEPARADQLCQQELRELRRELELLGRERDRVQVERDGLAEDLAALKQRLEEETRKREDAEHNLVLFRKDVDDATLSRLELERKIESLMDEIEFLKKLHEEELRDLQVSVESQQVQQVEVEATVKPELTAALRDIRAQYESIAAKNLQEAEEWYKSKYADLSDAANRNHEALRQAKQEMNESRRQIQSLTCEVDGLRGTNEALLRQLRELEEQFALEAGGYQAGAARLEEELRQLKEEMARHLREYQELLNVKMALDIEIATYRKLLEGEESRISVPVHSFASLSIKTTVPEVEPPQDSHSRKTVLIKTIETRNGEVVTESQKEQRSELDKSSAHSY; encoded by the exons ATGAGCCACCACCCGTCGGGCCTTCGGGCCGGCTTCAGCTCCACCTCATACCGCCGCACCTTCGGGCCACCGCCCTCACTATCCCCCGGGGCCTTCTCCTACTCGTCTAGCTCCCGCTTCTCCAGCAGCCGCCTGCTGGGCTCCGCGTCCCCGAGCTCCTCGGTGCGCCTGGGCAGCTTCCGTAGCCCCCGGGCGGGAGCGGGCGCCCTCCTGCGCCTGCCCTCAGAGCGCCTCGACTTCTCCATGGCCGAGGCCCTAAACCAGGAGTTCCTGGCCACGCGCAGCAACGAAAAGCAGGAGCTGCAGGAGCTCAACGACCGCTTCGCCAACTTCATCGAAAAGGTGCGCTTTCTGGAGCAGCAGAACGCGGCCCTGCGAGGGGAGCTGAGCCAAGCCCGGGGCCAGGAGCCGGCGCGCGCCGACCAGCTGTGCCAGCAGGAGTTGCGCGAGCTGCGGCGAGAGCTGGAGCTGTTGGGCCGCGAGCGTGACCGGGTGCAGGTGGAGCGCGACGGGCTGGCGGAGGACCTGGCGGCGCTCAAGCAGAG GTTGGAGGAGGAAACCCGCAAGCGGGAGGACGCGGAGCACAACCTCGTGCTCTTCCGCAAG GACGTGGACGACGCCACTCTGTCCCGCCTGGAACTAGAGCGCAAGATTGAGTCTCTGATGGATGAGATTGAGTTCCTCAAGAAGCTGCACGAGGAG GAGCTGCGAGACCTGCAGGTGAGTGTGGAGAGCCAGCAGGTGCAGCAGGTGGAGGTGGAAGCCACGGTGAAGCCGGAGCTGACGGCAGCGCTGAGGGACATCCGCGCGCAGTACGAGAGCATTGCCGCGAAGAATCTGCAGGAGGCGGAGGAGTGGTACAAGTCCAAG TACGCGGACCTGTCCGACGCTGCCAACCGGAACCACGAGGCCCTGCGCCAGGCCAAGCAGGAGATGAACGAGTCCCGACGCCAGATCCAGAGTCTGACATGCGAGGTGGACGGGCTGCGCGGCACG AACGAGGCGCTGCTTAGGCAGTTGAGAGAGTTGGAGGAGCAGTTCGCCCTGGAGGCTGGGGGCTACCAGGCGGGCGCTGCGCGGCTCGAGGAGGAGCTGCGACAGCTAAAGGAGGAGATGGCGCGGCACCTGAGGGAGTACCAGGAGCTCCTCAACGTCAAGATGGCCCTGGACATCGAGATCGCCACCTACCGCAAGCTGCTGGAGGGCGAGGAGAGCCG GATCTCCGTGCCCGTCCATTCTTTTGCCTCCTTAAGTATAAAGACGACTG TGCCTGAGGTGGAGCCTCCCCAGGACAGCCACAGCCGGAAGACTGTTCTGATCAAGACCATTGAGACCCGGAATGGGGAG GTGGTGACAGAGTCCCAGAAGGAGCAGCGCAGTGAACTGGACAAGTCTTCTGCCCACAGTTACTGA